A genomic stretch from Mya arenaria isolate MELC-2E11 chromosome 10, ASM2691426v1 includes:
- the LOC128204731 gene encoding uncharacterized protein LOC128204731 produces the protein MGLLGTNTFIWGYRASTSIWVTCDNVPETYKVYEIRETETKGFQVDNFTESSNCSLTSATPPGVRTCFRLSKVGELTLTQELDLEGFSVSTTTLQLNVTCISLRYLLNITVVPVNEFKPTFLHAPFAVNVTEVSSCCFPSLYSVSECSCRCYASKREEQ, from the exons ATGGGATTACTGGGCACCAACACATTTATATGGGGTTACAGGGCGTCAACATCGATATGGG TAACATGTGACAATGTACCAGAAACCTATAAGGTCTACGAGATCAGAGAAACGGAGACGAAAG GATTTCAAGTAGACAACTTCACTGAAAGCAGTAACTGTTCCTTGACGTCTGCTACACCACCGGGAGTAAGGACGTGTTTTCGGTTATCCAAGGTCGGAGAATTGACGCTAACTCAAGAACTTGACCTTGAGGGGTTTTCG GTTAGCACCACGACTCTACAACTAAATGTGACATGTATCTCCCTGAGATAT CTGCTCAACATAACGGTTGTTCCAGTGAACGAATTCAAACCAACATTTCTTCATGCCCCGTTTGCTGTGAATGTTACTGAGGTCAgcagttgttgttttcctagcttGTATTCAGTTAGTGAATGCAGTTGTCGCTGTTACGCCAGCAAGCGAGAAGAACAGTGA
- the LOC128204732 gene encoding disintegrin and metalloproteinase domain-containing protein 29-like produces CRRRVTPYQYRRPVTPYQCRRPPVTPYQCRRPVTPYQYRRPVTPYQCRRYVTPYQYRRPVTPYQYRRPVTPHQC; encoded by the exons TGTCGACGCCGTGTAACCCCATATCAATATCGACGCCctgtaaccccatatcaatgtcgacgccct cctgtaaccccatatcaatgtcgacgccctgtaaccccatatcaatATCGACGCCctgtaaccccatatcaatgtCGACGCTATGTAACCCCATATCAATATCGACGCCctgtaaccccatatcaatATCGACGCCCTGTAACCCCACATCAATGTTGA